A DNA window from Aestuariispira ectoiniformans contains the following coding sequences:
- the argE gene encoding acetylornithine deacetylase: MVANAIDMIGKLVSFDTVSRHSNLELIHYVRDYLAEYGVESTLVFNDDKSKANLYATVGPKVEGGVVLSGHTDVVPVDGQPWSTDPFTVVEKDGKLYGRGTADMKAFSAIGLSLVPEMLKKGLKKPIHFALSYDEEVGCVGAPRMIREMADHLPKPRAVVVGEPTNMEIVNAHKGVNGFQTTVIGHEAHSSQVHRGVSAVMTAAKLIEFLRGIMDEFKASADPANGFEPPYTTVHVGVVNGGTAMNIISRECTFVWDVRNLPWDNPKDVLAKFEAYCAELLPEMQAIAPECSITTVATSAAPGLKPEESGAAEELCRLLSGQNSISVVPYGTEAGQFQEVGFSTVVCGPGSIDQAHQPDEFIKISQVEEGEAFLRKLIDHLAQ, from the coding sequence GTGGTCGCTAACGCTATAGACATGATTGGGAAACTGGTGTCGTTCGACACGGTGTCCCGCCATTCCAATCTGGAATTGATTCACTATGTGCGGGACTATCTGGCCGAGTACGGTGTGGAAAGCACACTTGTCTTTAACGACGACAAGTCCAAGGCCAACCTTTATGCGACCGTCGGTCCGAAAGTCGAAGGCGGCGTGGTCCTGAGCGGCCATACGGACGTTGTGCCGGTTGATGGCCAGCCCTGGAGCACGGACCCTTTCACCGTCGTGGAAAAAGACGGCAAACTTTATGGCCGCGGCACCGCCGACATGAAGGCGTTTTCCGCCATTGGCCTGTCGCTTGTCCCTGAAATGCTGAAGAAGGGTCTTAAAAAGCCGATCCACTTCGCCTTGTCCTATGACGAGGAAGTGGGCTGTGTCGGCGCGCCGCGCATGATCCGTGAAATGGCGGACCATCTGCCGAAGCCGCGCGCGGTTGTCGTCGGTGAGCCGACCAATATGGAAATCGTCAACGCCCATAAAGGGGTGAACGGGTTCCAGACCACGGTTATCGGCCATGAGGCGCATTCCAGCCAGGTTCACCGCGGCGTCAGTGCTGTTATGACAGCGGCGAAACTCATCGAGTTCCTGCGCGGCATCATGGATGAATTCAAGGCTTCCGCCGATCCGGCGAACGGTTTCGAACCGCCTTACACGACAGTCCACGTGGGCGTGGTGAACGGTGGCACGGCGATGAATATCATCTCGCGCGAATGCACATTCGTCTGGGACGTGCGCAATCTGCCCTGGGACAATCCGAAAGACGTTCTGGCGAAATTCGAGGCCTATTGCGCAGAATTGCTGCCGGAAATGCAGGCGATCGCGCCGGAGTGCAGCATCACCACCGTTGCCACATCGGCTGCACCCGGGTTGAAGCCGGAAGAAAGCGGCGCAGCGGAAGAATTATGCCGGTTGCTGAGCGGTCAGAACTCGATCAGCGTCGTGCCCTATGGTACGGAAGCAGGTCAGTTCCAGGAAGTCGGCTTCTCGACCGTGGTCTGCGGGCCGGGCTCCATCGACCAGGCGCATCAGCCTGACGAATTCATCAAGATTTCCCAGGTCGAGGAAGGGGAAGCGTTCCTACGCAAATTGATCGACCATCTGGCGCAATAA
- a CDS encoding LysR substrate-binding domain-containing protein — protein MRLRQVEAFRATMTTGTITGAANIMSITQPSVSRLISDLEANLGFRLFERRRGRLHPTAEALRFYQEVERAFTGLDQLEHVAERIRQEQTGHLSVHSAPALSTSLIPRALKRFHESYPDAKVTLEVRAPFAIFDRLQAHATDVAITNRAAELPGVVQDPLVDAAFVCAIPEGHRLAKKDVIGPQDLNGETVIGLTPEGPLNWNLIFNTLNDAGIDYKSWVSTQRAYTTYALVAEGLGIGIFEPFSARNWLKEGVVIRPFRPKITFSFAICFPANKMRSAMARDFAQMVQEQLQENPLPFQD, from the coding sequence ATGAGACTTCGCCAAGTTGAGGCCTTCCGCGCCACCATGACCACGGGCACGATTACCGGTGCGGCAAACATCATGTCGATTACACAACCATCGGTAAGTCGCCTTATTTCCGACCTGGAAGCCAATCTGGGCTTTCGCCTGTTCGAACGCCGCCGTGGACGTTTGCACCCGACGGCAGAGGCCCTTCGATTCTATCAGGAAGTCGAGCGCGCCTTCACCGGCCTGGACCAGCTAGAGCATGTGGCGGAGCGTATTCGCCAGGAGCAAACCGGCCATCTGTCGGTTCATTCGGCGCCTGCGCTGTCCACCTCGTTGATCCCGCGCGCTCTGAAACGGTTCCACGAAAGCTATCCCGATGCGAAAGTGACCCTGGAAGTCCGCGCGCCCTTTGCCATTTTCGACCGGTTGCAGGCACATGCCACGGATGTGGCAATCACCAACCGCGCGGCAGAACTGCCCGGTGTGGTCCAGGACCCGCTGGTTGATGCCGCTTTCGTCTGCGCCATACCGGAAGGACACCGGCTCGCCAAGAAGGATGTAATCGGCCCGCAGGACCTCAATGGTGAGACAGTCATCGGCCTCACACCGGAAGGCCCCCTGAACTGGAACCTGATATTCAACACACTGAACGATGCCGGGATCGACTATAAAAGCTGGGTTTCGACGCAACGCGCCTACACCACCTATGCCCTGGTGGCTGAAGGCCTGGGGATTGGTATTTTCGAGCCATTCTCGGCCCGAAACTGGCTGAAGGAAGGGGTTGTGATCCGGCCATTCCGCCCCAAGATCACCTTTTCTTTCGCCATCTGCTTTCCCGCCAACAAGATGCGGTCCGCCATGGCGAGGGATTTCGCACAAATGGTACAAGAGCAGTTGCAGGAGAACCCTCTGCCCTTTCAGGACTGA